From the genome of Symphalangus syndactylus isolate Jambi chromosome 5, NHGRI_mSymSyn1-v2.1_pri, whole genome shotgun sequence, one region includes:
- the GPR162 gene encoding probable G-protein coupled receptor 162 isoform X1, with amino-acid sequence MARGGAGAEEASLRSNALSWLACGLLALLANAWIILSISAKQQKHKPLELLLCFLAGTHILMAAVPLTTFAVVQLRRQASSDYDWNESICKVFVSTYYTLALATCFTVASLSYHRMWMVRWPVNYRLSNAKKQALHAVMGIWMVSFILSTLPSIGWHNNGERYYARGCQFIVSKIGLGFGVCFSLLLLGGIVMGLVCVAITFYQTLWARPRRARQARRVGGGGGTKVGGPGGLGTRPAFEVPAIVVEDARGKRRSSLDGSESAKTSLQVTNLVSAIVFLYDSLTGVPILVVSFFSLKSDSAPPWMVLAVLWCSMAQTLLLPSFIWSCERYRADVRTVWEQCVAIMSEEDGDDDGGCDDYAEGRVCKVRFDANGATGPGSRDPAQVKLLPGRHMLFPPLERVHYLQVPLSRRLSHDETNIFSTPREPGSFLHKWSSSDDIRVLPAQSRALGGPPEYLGQRHRLEDEEDEEEAEGGGLTSLRQFLESGVLGSGGGPPRGPGFFREEITTFIDETPLPSPTASPGHSPRRPRTLGLSPRRLSLGSPESRAVGLPLGLSAGRRCSLTGGEESARAWGGSWGPGNPIFPQLTL; translated from the exons ATGGctcggggtggggcgggggcagAGGAGGCCTCCCTGCGCTCCAATGCATTGTCCTGGCTGGCCTGCGGGCTCCTGGCGCTGCTGGCCAATGCCTGGATCATCCTCAGCATCTCGGCCAAGCAGCAGAAGCACAAGCCACTGGAGCTGCTGCTCTGCTTCCTAGCGGGCACGCACATACTCATGGCAGCTGTGCCCCTCACCACCTTTGCTGTGGTGCAGCTGCGGCGTCAGGCTTCCTCCGACTATGACTGGAACGAGAGTATCTGCAAGGTCTTCGTGTCCACCTACTACACCCTGGCCCTGGCCACCTGCTTCACGGTCGCCTCACTCTCCTACCATCGCATGTGGATGGTGCGCTGGCCCGTCAACTACCGCCTCAGCAACGCCAAGAAGCAGGCACTGCATGCCGTCATGGGCATCTGGATGGTCAGCTTCATCCTCTCCACGCTGCCCTCCATTGGCTGGCACAACAATGGCGAGCGCTACTATGCCCGCGGCTGCCAGTTCATAGTCTCCAAGATCGGCCTCGGCTTTGGCGTTTGCTTCAGCCTCTTGCTACTTGGGGGAATTGTCATGGGGCTGGTCTGTGTGGCCATCACCTTCTACCAGACACTGTGGGCCCGGCCCAGGAGGGCTCGGCAGGCCCGGAgagtggggggtggtggggggaccAAAGTGGGTGGGCCAGGGGGCTTGGGTACCCGGCCAGCTTTTGAGGTGCCAGCCATTGTGGTGGAGGATGCCCGAGGGAAGCGGCGGTCCTCGCTGGATGGCTCGGAGTCTGCCAAGACATCCCTGCAGGTCACCAACTTGGTCAGCGCCATCGTCTTTCTCTATGACTCACTCACAGGGGTGCCCATCTTG GTGGTGAGCTTCTTCTCCCTCAAGTCGGACTCGGCGCCCCCCTGGATGGTGCTGGCTGTGCTGTGGTGCTCCATGGCACAGACGCTGCTGCTGCCCTCCTTCATCTGGTCCTGCGAGCGCTACCGCGCCGACGTGCGCACAGTGTGGGAGCAATGCGTGGCCATCATGTCTGAGGAGGATGGAGATGACG ATGGGGGCTGTGACGACTATGCAGAGGGCCGAGTTTGCAAAGTTCGCTTTGATGCTAATGGAGCCACAGGACCAGGGAGCCGGGACCCTGCCCAGGTGAAGCTGCTGCCTGGAAGGCACATGCTCTTCCCTCCTCTTGAGAGAGTCCACTACTTACAG GTCCCCCTATCCCGGCGTCTGTCCCATGATGAGACAAACATCTTCTCTACCCCTCGGGAACCAGGCTCCTTCTTGCACAAGTGGTCATCCTCTGATGACATCCGGGTCCTCCCAGCCCAGAGCCGGGCCCTCGGGGGTcctcctgagtacttgggacAAAGACACAGGTTGGAGGatgaggaggacgaggaggaggctGAAGGTGGGGGGCTGACCAGCCTTCGCCAATTCTTGGAGAGTGGGGTTCTGGGGTCAGGTGGGGGACCCCCACGGGGTCCTGGCTTCTTCCGGGAGGAGATCACCACCTTCATCGATGAGACACCTCTGCCTTCTCCGACTGCCTCACCAGGGCACTCTCCTCGTCGGCCCCGGACACTGGGCCTCTCACCCCGCCGACTCTCCCTTGGGTCCCCAGAGAGCAGAGCCGTTGGACTTCCTTTGGGACTAAGTGCAGGGAGACGCTGCTCCCTGACGGGGGGTGAAGAAAGTGCAAGGGCTTGGGGAGGATCCTGGGGCCCAGGCAACCCCATCTTTCCCCAGCTGACCCTGTGA
- the GPR162 gene encoding probable G-protein coupled receptor 162 isoform X2 yields MLSIGVVSFFSLKSDSAPPWMVLAVLWCSMAQTLLLPSFIWSCERYRADVRTVWEQCVAIMSEEDGDDDGGCDDYAEGRVCKVRFDANGATGPGSRDPAQVKLLPGRHMLFPPLERVHYLQVPLSRRLSHDETNIFSTPREPGSFLHKWSSSDDIRVLPAQSRALGGPPEYLGQRHRLEDEEDEEEAEGGGLTSLRQFLESGVLGSGGGPPRGPGFFREEITTFIDETPLPSPTASPGHSPRRPRTLGLSPRRLSLGSPESRAVGLPLGLSAGRRCSLTGGEESARAWGGSWGPGNPIFPQLTL; encoded by the exons ATGCTGAGCATTGGG GTGGTGAGCTTCTTCTCCCTCAAGTCGGACTCGGCGCCCCCCTGGATGGTGCTGGCTGTGCTGTGGTGCTCCATGGCACAGACGCTGCTGCTGCCCTCCTTCATCTGGTCCTGCGAGCGCTACCGCGCCGACGTGCGCACAGTGTGGGAGCAATGCGTGGCCATCATGTCTGAGGAGGATGGAGATGACG ATGGGGGCTGTGACGACTATGCAGAGGGCCGAGTTTGCAAAGTTCGCTTTGATGCTAATGGAGCCACAGGACCAGGGAGCCGGGACCCTGCCCAGGTGAAGCTGCTGCCTGGAAGGCACATGCTCTTCCCTCCTCTTGAGAGAGTCCACTACTTACAG GTCCCCCTATCCCGGCGTCTGTCCCATGATGAGACAAACATCTTCTCTACCCCTCGGGAACCAGGCTCCTTCTTGCACAAGTGGTCATCCTCTGATGACATCCGGGTCCTCCCAGCCCAGAGCCGGGCCCTCGGGGGTcctcctgagtacttgggacAAAGACACAGGTTGGAGGatgaggaggacgaggaggaggctGAAGGTGGGGGGCTGACCAGCCTTCGCCAATTCTTGGAGAGTGGGGTTCTGGGGTCAGGTGGGGGACCCCCACGGGGTCCTGGCTTCTTCCGGGAGGAGATCACCACCTTCATCGATGAGACACCTCTGCCTTCTCCGACTGCCTCACCAGGGCACTCTCCTCGTCGGCCCCGGACACTGGGCCTCTCACCCCGCCGACTCTCCCTTGGGTCCCCAGAGAGCAGAGCCGTTGGACTTCCTTTGGGACTAAGTGCAGGGAGACGCTGCTCCCTGACGGGGGGTGAAGAAAGTGCAAGGGCTTGGGGAGGATCCTGGGGCCCAGGCAACCCCATCTTTCCCCAGCTGACCCTGTGA